The following DNA comes from Nocardioides sp. JQ2195.
ATGGTCGCTCCCGCGCTGATCGGACCGTAGCCAGCGCTCAGTGTGATGGGGTACGACGACTTCGTGTCCTTGTTCGTGGCACCGATTCCCTGCGTGTGGATCGCGTCGTAGATCCGCGTTCGGCCTGTGCTCTGCACGCGGACGTCCATCCAGCCCCAGTCCTCGTCGCCCTTGCGATTGGTCACCGCGACGTCGACGTCGATGGCGTAGAGGTCACGTCGACCGTTGTCCTCCCTGATCTTGAACGTCGTGACACGCACGGTGGCCTTGCCGGTGGCTGTCTTGACGGGGTCGCCGTTGGAGCTCGGCGGGTACCAGGTGCTCGTGCAGCTCGGACAGGAGCGCCGGTAGCTGATGGTGAACTTCTTGAACTGCCGTTCGACTCCGACCTGCGTGAACCCGACGTCCGCTGAGGCCGGAGCAGCCGGCGCCAACAACGTGATGATCAGGCCCGAGACGACGCTCAACACCAGCCGACGCATGACGACCCCCTGGTCAACTCCGATGGTTGCGGATCACGATAGGCCAGCGAGGCCCACGCCGCCATCCATCACGTCCGACCGGGCCAGCAGACTGCTGTGCGCTCGGCGTCAGACCCGGCGCCCCATGACCCAGGTCGCCACCTGTGTGCGCGTGCGCACCTCGAGCTTGGCGAGGATCCGCTCGACGTGGCCGTCGACGGTTCGGTTGGAGATGACCAGGCGCTCGGCGATCTGTCGGTTGCTCATCCCCTCGGCCACCAGCTCGGCCACCTGCTGCTCCCGCTTTGTCAGCGGGTTGTCGGCCACCACGGCGCTCGGGTCGGCGCCGGTGCCCAGCCCGAGCAGCACCGCGCCGGCCCGGTCGAGGGTGCGCTGGCCGGCCCGCAACCGCTCGGCCCGGGGGTGACCGATGGCAGCGTCGACCTCCTCGACGACTCGCCGACTGTCGGCGCTGATGTGCGGTCCGAACGCATCGACGTCGGTGCCGAGCAGGCTCCACACGGCGGTGGCGGCCCCGAAGAGCGCCGCCGCGTTCTCGAAGCGCTCGTTGGCGCTCGAGATCCACGACGCGAGCTCCAGGGTCAACGCGATGCAGATGCCGTCGAGGAACTCACGCTGCAGCTCCAGCGCCGCGACCCCCGCCGCCTTGGCCGCCACCTGGTCGCCGAGCCGCCAGTGGCACATGCCGGTGATCCACGACGAGTAGGCCAGGCACCAGCCCTCGCCCTTCTCCGAGCACCAGGCCACCACACGGTCACAGGTCTCCAGGGCCCGCTCCGGGCCGATCGCGAAGTATTCCGCCATCGCCAGCTGGAACATCGCGGTCTGCGCGGCGGCGTCGTCGCCGAACTGGCCGAACGCCTCGATGGCGTCCTCATAGGCCTGCATCGACTCCTCGAGGTTGCCGCTGAAGAGCTCGAGCAGGCCGGTCCACGCGTTGACGTGCGCGAGCAGGTGCTGGTCGTCGAGCTCCTCGGCGAGGTCCCGGCAGGTCGCGAGATGGCGGGCACCGGCCGGCCGGTCGCCCTGGATCAGGCAGACCCAGGCCGCGACCCAGAGTGCGGCCCCGTGCTCCGGCGTACGCCCCAGGTCGAGGGCGAGGATCCGCTCCAGCCAACGGCGGCCGTCACTGAGGAAGCCGCCGGCGATCCAGTGGTAGCGCAGCAGCGAGCCGAGGGTCGCCGCCTTCTCCTGCTCGCCCGGCGCCGTGGCCGACCACTCGAGCGCTGCCAGCACGTTGGCGTGGTCGCGGCGCATCGCGGCCAGGGCCTCAGGCTGTCTCGGGCCGCTCCACGACTCGACCATCGCCCGGGCCCGGGCGAGGTAGTGGTCGCAGTGCCGCCGACGGAGCTCCTCGGTCTCACCCGCGGCGTGGAGCTTCTCCGCGCCGTACTCCCGCATCGTCACCAGCATCCGGAACCGCATCTGGGTGCCGCCGGGCTCGGCGACCACGATCGACTTGGCCACCAGCTGGTCGAGCACGTCGACGATCCGGTCCGCGTCCAGCGCACCGAAGCCGCAGACGGTCTCGACCGCGACCAGGTCGAGGCCACCGCGGAAGACCGACAGGCGGGCCCACAACAGCTGCTCGTCGGGACTGCACAGGTCGTGGCTCCAGTCGACCAGGTCCCAGAGGGCCTGGTGTCGCTTCAACCTGCCGCGCACGTCCCCGCGCAGCAGCTGGAAGCGGTGGTGCAGCCGTTCCAGCAGCTGCTCGACCGACAGGCTGCGCAACCGGGTGGCGGCCAGCTCGATGGCCAGCGGCAACCCGTCGAGCGTCTCGCACAGACGCTCCACGACGGTCCGGTTCGCCTCGGTGACGGCGAAGCCGGGAACCTGGTGACGGGTCCGGTCGACCAGCAGCCGCACCGCCTCGGGCAGGTCGAGCGGACCCACCGGGAAGACCTGCTCGCTGGGCAGGCCCAGGGGCTCCCGGCTGGTGGCCAGGATGCACGTCTCGGGGGCGAGCTCGAGCAGGTCGCCCACCAGGTCGGCCACTTCCTCCAGGACGTGCTCGCAGTTGTCGATCACGATCAGTCCGGCCTTGTCGGACAGGTGTCGCTGGAGCTGCTCCATCGGTGTCCGGGTCGACTGGTCGACGATCCCGAGCGCAGAGACCATCGCCGGTGCCACCGCGGCCGAGGCACCCAGGCTGGCCAGGTCGACGAACGTGGCGCCGTCGGCGAAGAGGTGACGGGTGCGCTCCGCGACCTCGAGCGAGAGGCGGGTCTTGCCGACGCCACCGGTGCCGGTCAGGGTGACCAGCCTCGACCACCCGAGGAGCGCGCGCACCTCACGCAGCATGTCGTCGCGACCGATGAAGGTCGTCAACCGCTCGCCCGCGCCGCTCATGGTCGGGAACCCTAGACCCGTCCGTGTGACGGAGACCACCCCCTCGGGCGTTGGGGTGCAGAAAGGGGTGGTCCTACCCGTGCCCGCGGGACGTGACCGGGGTCACGGTGGCGTCACGCCCACCGAGGAGGACCCCATGACCGACCACCTGTCCGAGCAGCACGTGACCACTCCCGACCACGACGTCATCGTCGTCGGTGCCGGCTTTGCCGGCATCTACGCCATCCACAGGTTCCGCGACCTGATGGGCCTGCGGGTCCACGCCTTCGACGCCGCCGACGACGTCGGGGGCACCTGGTACTGGAACCGTTACCCCGGCGCGCGCGTGGACATCGAGAGCGTGCACTACTCCTACTCCTTCGACGAGGAGCTCCAGCAGGAGTGGCACTGGAGCGAGCGGTTCCCGGCACAGCCCGAGATCCTCACCTACCTCAACCACGTGGCCGACCGCTTCGCCGTCCGCCCCGACATCACGTTCGGCACCCGCGTCACCGCCGTCACGTGGGACGACGCCGCCAGCCTGTGGCGGGTGACCACCGACGACGGCGCCGTGCACACCTCGCGGTTCTTCGTCTCCGGCGGCGGCACCCTGTCGGTGCCGAAGACCCCGGACTTCCCCGGCATCGACACCTTCGCCGGACGGACCCTGCTCACCGGCAACTGGCGTGAGGACGTCGACCTGTCCGGCCAGCGCGTCGGCATCATCGGCACCGGGTCGAGCGGCATCCAGGCGATCAGCGAGATCGCCAAGGTGGCCGAGAGCCTGACCGTGCTGCAGCGCACCCCGAACTTCGCCACCCCGATCGGCAACCACCCGACCGACCCCGTGCAGGAGGCCGAGGAGAAGGCGCAGTACGCCGAGCTCCGCGACGCCTCGCGCAAGCACTTCCTGGGAGTCCCCTACTCCGACGTGCAGCCGTCGGCGCTCGCGGTCACCGCGGAGGAGCGTCGTGCGATCTTCGACGACCGCTGGGACCGCGGCGGGTTCCGCCTCTTCATCGACAGCTTCGAGGACGTGCTGCTCGACCAGGACGCCAACGACACTGCTGCCGACTACATCCGCTCCCGGATCCGCGAGCGGGTGCAGGACCCCGCCACGGCCGACCTGCTGTGCCCGACGACCTATCCCTACGGCACGAAGCGCCCTCCCCTGGAGACCGACTACTACGAGGCGTTCAACCGCGACTCCGTCTCGCTCGTCGACGTGTCCGCGAACCCGATCGACGCCGTCGTCCCCGAGGGCGTGCGCCTCGCCGACAGCACCGTCCACGAGTTCGACGTGCTCATCCTGGCCACCGGCTTCGACGCCTGCACCGGCCCGCTGCTGGCGATGAACATCACCGGTCGCAACGGCGTGCGCCTGGCCGACGAGTGGGCCGACGGCCCGCAGACCTACCTGGGCGTCACCGTGCACGGCTTCCCCAACCTGTTCATGGTCACCGGCCCGCAGAGCCCCTCGGTGCTCTACAACATGCCGCTGGCGATCGAGGACCACATCGACCTGTTCGCGGACACCCTCACCTGGATGGCCGACCACGGGCACCTGGTCATCGAGCCCACCCGACAGGCCCAGGACCAGTGGGTCGCGGAGACCACCGCCATCTCGGAGATGACGCTGCTGCCGAAGTCGGCCTCGTCCTGGTACATGGGCGCCAACATCCCCGGCAAGCCCCGCCGCGTCCTCGTCTACCTGGGCGGGGCGCCCCGCTACCGCGCGATCTGCGACAACGTGCAGGCCCACGACTACCGCGGCTTCCGGTTCTCCGACACCTCGCACGGCCTGGACGAGGCCACCGGTGCCCGGGCGCTCGATCCGTCGGTGATGTTCGTGGTGCAGGCGCTCAAGGAGCAGCAGTTCCCGGGGTTCCGCGCGGTCGGCGTCGATGCGGCGCGGGCGACCGTCGACTCGTTCGTCGACATGCAGGCACCGAAGAAGGAGGTCGCGAGCGTGACCGAGGCGTCGTACGGCGGAGATCCCGAGCAGCGGGTGCGCATCTACCGCCCCGACGAGGATGCCGCCGAGAAGCCGGTGCTGGTCTACTTCCACGGCGGCGGCTTCGTGGCCGGCAGCCTCGAGGTGGCCGACGAACCGGCTCGCGACCTTGCCCTGCGCACCGGCGCCATCGTGGTCTCCGCGACCTATCGCCGCCCGCCGGAGCACAAGTTCCCGGCCGCCCACG
Coding sequences within:
- a CDS encoding LuxR C-terminal-related transcriptional regulator, whose amino-acid sequence is MSGAGERLTTFIGRDDMLREVRALLGWSRLVTLTGTGGVGKTRLSLEVAERTRHLFADGATFVDLASLGASAAVAPAMVSALGIVDQSTRTPMEQLQRHLSDKAGLIVIDNCEHVLEEVADLVGDLLELAPETCILATSREPLGLPSEQVFPVGPLDLPEAVRLLVDRTRHQVPGFAVTEANRTVVERLCETLDGLPLAIELAATRLRSLSVEQLLERLHHRFQLLRGDVRGRLKRHQALWDLVDWSHDLCSPDEQLLWARLSVFRGGLDLVAVETVCGFGALDADRIVDVLDQLVAKSIVVAEPGGTQMRFRMLVTMREYGAEKLHAAGETEELRRRHCDHYLARARAMVESWSGPRQPEALAAMRRDHANVLAALEWSATAPGEQEKAATLGSLLRYHWIAGGFLSDGRRWLERILALDLGRTPEHGAALWVAAWVCLIQGDRPAGARHLATCRDLAEELDDQHLLAHVNAWTGLLELFSGNLEESMQAYEDAIEAFGQFGDDAAAQTAMFQLAMAEYFAIGPERALETCDRVVAWCSEKGEGWCLAYSSWITGMCHWRLGDQVAAKAAGVAALELQREFLDGICIALTLELASWISSANERFENAAALFGAATAVWSLLGTDVDAFGPHISADSRRVVEEVDAAIGHPRAERLRAGQRTLDRAGAVLLGLGTGADPSAVVADNPLTKREQQVAELVAEGMSNRQIAERLVISNRTVDGHVERILAKLEVRTRTQVATWVMGRRV
- a CDS encoding alpha/beta hydrolase fold domain-containing protein; its protein translation is MTDHLSEQHVTTPDHDVIVVGAGFAGIYAIHRFRDLMGLRVHAFDAADDVGGTWYWNRYPGARVDIESVHYSYSFDEELQQEWHWSERFPAQPEILTYLNHVADRFAVRPDITFGTRVTAVTWDDAASLWRVTTDDGAVHTSRFFVSGGGTLSVPKTPDFPGIDTFAGRTLLTGNWREDVDLSGQRVGIIGTGSSGIQAISEIAKVAESLTVLQRTPNFATPIGNHPTDPVQEAEEKAQYAELRDASRKHFLGVPYSDVQPSALAVTAEERRAIFDDRWDRGGFRLFIDSFEDVLLDQDANDTAADYIRSRIRERVQDPATADLLCPTTYPYGTKRPPLETDYYEAFNRDSVSLVDVSANPIDAVVPEGVRLADSTVHEFDVLILATGFDACTGPLLAMNITGRNGVRLADEWADGPQTYLGVTVHGFPNLFMVTGPQSPSVLYNMPLAIEDHIDLFADTLTWMADHGHLVIEPTRQAQDQWVAETTAISEMTLLPKSASSWYMGANIPGKPRRVLVYLGGAPRYRAICDNVQAHDYRGFRFSDTSHGLDEATGARALDPSVMFVVQALKEQQFPGFRAVGVDAARATVDSFVDMQAPKKEVASVTEASYGGDPEQRVRIYRPDEDAAEKPVLVYFHGGGFVAGSLEVADEPARDLALRTGAIVVSATYRRPPEHKFPAAHDDASAALQWVVEHVSEHGGDPHRIALAGDSAGANLAAWAAVRAAQVGTHVSSLALVYPLVNATIDTPSRREFATDHIIELDDLAWFGEQYVASADDVTDPRLALDTADLSGLPPTLVLTNECDTLRDEAELLADRIREAGVEARTIRYDGLAHGVFWMSLAVARGNDQREDVAEFLVEQLAKAPALL